The following coding sequences are from one Rathayibacter sp. VKM Ac-2760 window:
- a CDS encoding nucleotidyltransferase family protein yields the protein MRPVADLPLDAAVGLVHALVDELSRSTGIRALFIKGPIADAHRIRRPHPSSDADVLVDPSDAGRLLALLAERGWSVRPGSAAHRALVTHSVTLLHPSWPCDIDVHTSWPGFFVDPQRAFEVLWRTRCEIEVAGVPVRASGVEAAVLVSALHSLRALYQQRSAAELDELVAAVAARGREEAVAALAGELGCLEPIAPFLARIGADVALPVRPSREYALWRLRTRGLSRTGDWLLALAEAPTLATRLRLLRRALLPAGRDLAIDHPLAPRTASARLRLRGRRFAAAVAALPPAVRDLTAVRRAARATAGAAAPASVTADAEPRPSDAALAATSAPRSAPAADPGAGERPTSSRRPSTRPAVATVATPQGLYLLPLGAPAGAQPVVLQASARLLWERFAEGGCRSRAEAAAVVRAADDLDGAGGGCAQVEIDRLLDDLVELGLLTT from the coding sequence GTGCGACCCGTTGCCGACCTCCCGTTGGACGCCGCCGTCGGTCTGGTCCACGCGCTGGTGGACGAGCTCTCCCGGAGCACGGGGATCCGCGCTCTGTTCATCAAAGGTCCGATCGCCGACGCGCACCGGATCCGCCGTCCCCATCCCTCCAGCGATGCGGACGTGCTGGTCGACCCGTCCGACGCAGGCCGGCTCCTCGCGCTGCTCGCCGAGCGCGGCTGGTCGGTCCGGCCGGGGTCCGCCGCGCACCGCGCGCTCGTCACCCACTCGGTGACCCTCCTGCACCCCTCCTGGCCGTGCGACATCGACGTGCACACCAGCTGGCCCGGCTTCTTCGTCGATCCGCAGCGCGCCTTCGAGGTGCTCTGGCGCACCCGCTGCGAGATCGAGGTCGCCGGAGTGCCGGTCCGGGCGAGCGGCGTCGAGGCGGCGGTCCTCGTCTCCGCCCTGCACAGCCTGCGCGCCCTCTACCAGCAGCGCAGCGCGGCGGAGCTGGACGAGCTCGTCGCCGCAGTGGCGGCGCGCGGCCGGGAGGAGGCGGTGGCCGCTCTCGCGGGGGAACTGGGCTGCCTCGAGCCGATCGCGCCGTTCCTCGCCCGGATCGGAGCAGACGTCGCGCTGCCCGTCCGCCCGAGTCGCGAGTACGCGCTCTGGCGGCTGCGCACGCGGGGTTTGAGCCGGACGGGGGACTGGCTGCTGGCGCTCGCCGAGGCGCCCACACTCGCGACGCGGCTCCGCCTGCTCCGACGCGCGCTGCTCCCCGCCGGTCGGGACCTCGCCATCGATCACCCGCTGGCGCCGCGGACGGCCTCCGCCCGGCTGCGGCTCCGGGGAAGGCGGTTCGCGGCAGCGGTCGCCGCCCTGCCGCCCGCTGTCCGAGACCTCACTGCGGTGCGCCGCGCTGCGCGGGCCACCGCGGGCGCCGCCGCCCCGGCGTCCGTCACGGCAGACGCCGAACCGCGTCCCTCGGATGCCGCGCTCGCCGCGACGAGCGCGCCTCGGTCGGCGCCGGCGGCGGATCCCGGGGCGGGGGAGCGTCCGACCTCCTCCCGGCGCCCGTCGACGCGACCCGCAGTCGCGACGGTGGCGACCCCGCAGGGGCTCTACCTCCTGCCCCTCGGTGCTCCCGCCGGGGCGCAGCCGGTCGTGCTGCAGGCGTCGGCCCGGCTGCTCTGGGAGCGGTTCGCCGAGGGCGGATGCCGGTCGAGGGCCGAGGCCGCCGCGGTGGTCCGAGCGGCGGACGACCTGGACGGAGCAGGGGGCGGCTGCGCTCAGGTGGAGATCGACCGGCTGCTCGACGACCTCGTCGAGCTCGGACTCCTGACGACCTGA
- the rfbB gene encoding dTDP-glucose 4,6-dehydratase encodes MRILVTGGAGFIGSNFVHLTLRERPDARITVLDKLTYAGNRDSLAPVADRVTLVEGDIADAELVDRLVADADLVVHFAAESHNDNSLNDPTPFLETNIIGTFTLLQAVRAHDVRYHHISTDEVYGDLELDDPAKFTEQTPYNPSSPYSSTKAGSDLLVRAWVRSFGVKATISNCSNNYGPYQHVEKFIPRQITNVIDGVRPKLYGAGENVRDWIHVDDHNSGVWAIIDRGRIGETYLIGADGEKNNLEVVTRILDAFGLPETAFDHVTDRPGHDLRYAIDSTRLRTELGWEPRYTDFESGLAATVQWYRENEAWWRPQKAATEAKYSVQTSTTP; translated from the coding sequence GTGCGAATCCTCGTCACCGGCGGAGCCGGCTTCATCGGCAGCAACTTCGTCCACCTCACCCTCCGCGAGCGGCCGGACGCGCGGATCACCGTGCTCGACAAGCTGACCTACGCGGGCAACCGCGACTCCCTGGCCCCGGTCGCCGACCGCGTCACCCTGGTCGAGGGCGACATCGCCGACGCCGAGCTGGTCGACCGCCTGGTCGCCGACGCCGACCTCGTCGTGCACTTCGCCGCGGAGTCGCACAACGACAACTCGCTGAACGACCCGACGCCGTTCCTCGAGACGAACATCATCGGCACGTTCACGCTGCTGCAGGCGGTGCGCGCGCACGACGTCCGCTACCACCACATCTCGACGGACGAGGTCTACGGCGACCTCGAGCTCGACGACCCGGCTAAGTTCACCGAGCAGACGCCGTACAACCCCTCGAGCCCCTACTCCTCGACCAAGGCCGGCAGCGATCTCCTGGTGCGGGCCTGGGTGCGCTCCTTCGGCGTGAAGGCGACGATCTCGAACTGCTCGAACAACTACGGGCCCTACCAGCACGTCGAGAAGTTCATCCCGCGGCAGATCACGAACGTCATCGACGGCGTCCGCCCGAAGCTCTACGGCGCGGGTGAGAACGTGCGCGACTGGATCCACGTGGACGACCACAACAGCGGTGTCTGGGCGATCATCGATCGCGGCCGGATCGGCGAGACCTACCTGATCGGCGCGGACGGGGAGAAGAACAACCTCGAGGTCGTGACGCGGATCCTCGACGCGTTCGGCCTGCCGGAGACCGCGTTCGACCACGTGACCGACCGCCCCGGCCACGACCTCCGCTACGCGATCGACTCGACCCGCCTGCGCACCGAGCTCGGCTGGGAGCCGCGTTACACCGACTTCGAGTCGGGCCTCGCGGCGACCGTGCAGTGGTACCGGGAGAACGAGGCGTGGTGGCGCCCGCAGAAGGCGGCGACCGAGGCGAAGTACTCGGTGCAGACCAGCACCACTCCGTAG
- a CDS encoding glycosyltransferase, with amino-acid sequence MLRRLDGTAPRVIAVTVTSGKRSVMLARVVEAALQAGAESVHVVFNGNGGQERVMRGLLPADLDARVSATTLPNDLGTAGGFRTAIEHCRTQEPDYAWLLEDDTVPRPDALAVLLASPQALDPTACHASLRETDFYQSQLVTGRPAAEVFPSPGRFLDNDVRRLLDRRAGGRCGSRPQEPIAVPVAPYGGLLVSRTALTAIEPPRQEFVLRGDDREWTQRITRGGFPIHLHPMSRIDELDACRDAADRASATDVLLHASNTHELYLAVRNRTALDLEAARADGRRAERVFALNRGLYCAALAARGLRWGRVATTRTILRGVVAGSRGRFLSAR; translated from the coding sequence GTGACCGTGACCTCAGGGAAGCGCAGCGTGATGCTCGCCCGCGTCGTCGAGGCGGCGCTGCAGGCAGGCGCCGAATCGGTGCACGTCGTCTTCAACGGGAACGGCGGGCAGGAGCGCGTGATGCGCGGACTCCTTCCGGCGGATCTCGACGCGCGGGTGAGCGCCACTACCCTGCCCAACGACCTCGGCACCGCCGGCGGCTTCCGCACGGCGATCGAGCACTGCCGCACGCAGGAGCCGGACTACGCCTGGCTCCTCGAGGACGACACCGTCCCGCGGCCGGACGCGCTCGCCGTGCTGCTGGCCTCGCCGCAGGCCCTCGACCCGACGGCCTGCCATGCGAGCCTGCGCGAGACGGACTTCTACCAGTCCCAGCTCGTCACCGGCCGGCCCGCTGCCGAGGTGTTCCCGAGCCCCGGCCGCTTCCTCGACAACGACGTCCGCCGGCTGCTCGACCGCCGCGCCGGCGGCCGCTGCGGCAGCCGCCCGCAGGAGCCGATCGCGGTACCGGTCGCTCCCTACGGTGGCCTGCTGGTCTCGCGGACCGCGCTCACGGCGATCGAGCCGCCGCGCCAGGAGTTCGTCCTCCGGGGCGACGACCGGGAGTGGACGCAGCGGATCACGCGGGGCGGCTTCCCGATCCACCTGCACCCTATGAGCCGGATCGACGAACTCGACGCCTGCCGGGACGCGGCCGACCGCGCGTCCGCGACCGACGTGCTCCTGCACGCCTCGAACACGCACGAGCTCTACCTCGCCGTCCGCAACCGGACCGCTCTGGATCTCGAGGCGGCCCGAGCAGACGGACGGCGAGCCGAGCGCGTGTTCGCCCTCAACCGCGGTCTCTACTGCGCCGCGCTGGCGGCGCGCGGTCTGCGGTGGGGTCGGGTCGCGACGACCCGCACGATCCTCCGCGGCGTCGTCGCGGGCAGCCGGGGGCGCTTCCTCTCCGCGCGCTGA